In one Nocardioides luteus genomic region, the following are encoded:
- a CDS encoding SigE family RNA polymerase sigma factor: protein MRDDAAFTEFVTARLSHLLKLGRVLAGDDQRGADLVQDALERTLLNWSKVQDPEAFVRRTMANRSVSVWRKLHRERPLAELREPVGTDRPADHELLAAVKRLPPRQRAVIALRYYEDLTEAQVAEVLGCSVGTVKSQAHRAMTTLREQQSAFADREDER from the coding sequence GTGCGAGACGATGCCGCGTTCACCGAGTTCGTGACCGCCCGGCTGTCGCATCTGCTCAAGCTCGGGCGGGTGCTGGCCGGCGACGACCAGCGCGGGGCCGACCTGGTCCAGGACGCGCTGGAGCGAACCCTCTTGAACTGGTCGAAGGTGCAGGACCCCGAGGCGTTCGTACGGCGCACCATGGCCAACCGCAGCGTGTCGGTGTGGCGCAAGCTGCACCGGGAACGGCCGCTCGCGGAGCTGCGCGAGCCGGTCGGCACCGACCGGCCGGCCGACCACGAGCTGCTGGCGGCGGTCAAACGGCTGCCACCGAGGCAGCGTGCCGTGATCGCGCTGCGCTACTACGAAGATCTCACCGAGGCACAGGTTGCGGAGGTGCTGGGCTGCTCGGTGGGCACGGTCAAGAGCCAGGCCCACCGAGCGATGACCACGCTCCGCGAGCAACAGTCCGCCTTCGCCGACCGGGAGGACGAGCGATGA
- the nusG gene encoding transcription termination/antitermination protein NusG, with protein MSEQDYTEETEVLETAEAASDVPAEAEFDEAGEAEESDDASFDEIVEGEAPEAADDDPLEAFRRELWAKPGDWFVIHTYSGMENRVKSNLENRIVSLNMEDYIHEIVVPTEEVPEIKNGQRKMVKRTVLPGYVLVRMDLTDESWAAVRHTPSVTGFVGHSHQPVPLSMTEVENMLAPAVVAQAEAEAAAAGEAATASSGATGTAKKPVEVVDFAEGDSVTVVDGPFATLHATITELNAESQRVKALVEIFGRETPVELSFNQIEKV; from the coding sequence GTGTCTGAGCAGGACTACACCGAGGAGACCGAGGTCCTCGAGACGGCCGAGGCCGCCTCCGACGTGCCTGCAGAGGCCGAGTTCGACGAGGCCGGCGAGGCCGAGGAGTCCGACGACGCTTCCTTCGACGAGATCGTCGAGGGCGAGGCCCCTGAGGCCGCTGACGACGACCCGCTCGAGGCGTTCCGCCGTGAGCTGTGGGCCAAGCCGGGCGACTGGTTCGTGATCCACACCTACTCCGGCATGGAGAACCGGGTGAAGTCCAACCTGGAGAACCGCATCGTCTCCCTCAACATGGAGGACTACATCCACGAGATCGTGGTCCCCACCGAGGAGGTCCCGGAGATCAAGAACGGCCAGCGCAAGATGGTCAAGCGCACCGTTCTCCCGGGTTACGTGCTGGTCCGGATGGACCTCACCGACGAGTCCTGGGCCGCCGTACGCCACACCCCGTCCGTGACCGGCTTCGTCGGCCACAGCCACCAGCCGGTGCCGCTGTCGATGACCGAGGTCGAGAACATGCTCGCCCCCGCCGTCGTCGCCCAGGCCGAGGCCGAGGCTGCCGCCGCCGGTGAGGCCGCGACCGCCAGCTCCGGCGCCACCGGCACCGCGAAGAAGCCCGTCGAGGTCGTCGACTTCGCCGAGGGCGACTCGGTCACCGTCGTCGACGGCCCCTTCGCCACCCTCCACGCGACCATCACCGAGCTCAACGCCGAGTCGCAGCGCGTCAAGGCGCTCGTCGAGATCTTCGGCCGCGAGACCCCCGTCGAGCTCTCGTTCAACCAGATCGAGAAGGTTTGA
- the secE gene encoding preprotein translocase subunit SecE — translation METFSREGGGVTDSKAVPTPNDKKTEKRTSLPTFYRQVVAELRKVVWPTQNQLTTYFIVVLVFVLVMMAITAGLDLGFGKLMFWVFGGRDA, via the coding sequence ATGGAAACGTTTTCGAGAGAAGGTGGCGGCGTGACGGACAGCAAGGCAGTCCCGACTCCGAACGACAAGAAGACGGAGAAGCGCACCAGTCTCCCGACGTTCTACCGCCAGGTCGTGGCCGAGCTCCGCAAGGTCGTCTGGCCGACGCAGAACCAGCTCACGACGTACTTCATCGTGGTTCTGGTCTTCGTCCTCGTGATGATGGCGATCACCGCGGGCCTTGACCTCGGGTTCGGCAAGTTGATGTTCTGGGTGTTCGGCGGCCGCGACGCGTGA
- a CDS encoding aminotransferase class I/II-fold pyridoxal phosphate-dependent enzyme, whose product MTSDPRPLAELSREELEAFATEQRTAYDNLVAKGLKLDLTRGKPSADQLDLSDGLLHLPKSTTAPDGTDTRNYGGLAGGIEIREIYAELLGLETDQIIAGGNSSLTMMRDTLMYLWLHGGVDSERPWGREETVKFICPVPGYDRHFTLLEWFGIEMVTVPMHADGPDVEAVAALVKDDPTIKGMWLVPTYANPTGDTTSQEIAERLASMPTAAPDFKIFWDNAYALHHLTPAETKTADVVSLANAAGNPHRPLVFASTSKVTYAGAGVGFFGGSKENVAWWLDHLSHGAIGPDKVNHLRHAEFFGSAAGVREHMAKHRELLAPRFAAVEDALTDQLGALGVATWTKPAGGYFVSLDVLPGTATRVIELAKGAGVALTPAGSAFPGKVDPEDTNIRLAPSFPPLEQVSGAMEVVTVCVKLAAAEKLLA is encoded by the coding sequence ATGACCTCAGATCCCCGTCCCCTCGCCGAGCTCTCGCGCGAGGAACTCGAAGCGTTCGCAACGGAGCAGCGCACGGCGTACGACAACTTGGTGGCCAAGGGCCTGAAGCTGGACCTGACCCGGGGGAAGCCCTCCGCGGACCAGCTCGACCTCTCCGACGGCCTGCTCCATCTCCCCAAGTCGACGACGGCCCCGGACGGCACCGACACGCGCAACTACGGCGGTCTGGCGGGCGGCATCGAGATCCGTGAGATCTACGCCGAGCTGCTCGGCCTGGAGACCGACCAGATCATCGCCGGCGGCAACTCGAGCCTCACCATGATGCGCGACACGCTGATGTACCTGTGGCTTCACGGTGGCGTCGACAGCGAGCGTCCCTGGGGTCGCGAGGAGACGGTGAAGTTCATCTGCCCGGTGCCGGGCTACGACCGCCACTTCACGCTGCTGGAGTGGTTCGGGATCGAGATGGTCACCGTCCCGATGCACGCCGACGGGCCCGACGTCGAGGCCGTCGCCGCCCTGGTCAAGGACGACCCGACGATCAAGGGCATGTGGCTGGTGCCGACGTACGCCAACCCGACCGGTGACACCACCTCGCAGGAGATCGCCGAGCGGCTCGCGTCGATGCCGACCGCGGCGCCCGACTTCAAGATCTTCTGGGACAACGCCTACGCGCTGCACCACCTCACCCCGGCCGAGACCAAGACCGCCGATGTCGTCTCGCTGGCCAACGCCGCCGGCAACCCCCACCGCCCGCTGGTCTTCGCCTCGACCTCCAAGGTCACCTACGCGGGCGCGGGCGTCGGCTTCTTCGGCGGCTCGAAGGAGAACGTCGCCTGGTGGCTCGACCACCTGAGCCACGGCGCGATCGGCCCCGACAAGGTCAACCACCTGCGGCACGCGGAGTTCTTCGGCTCGGCGGCCGGCGTACGCGAGCACATGGCCAAGCACCGCGAGCTCCTGGCGCCGCGGTTCGCGGCCGTCGAGGACGCGCTCACCGACCAGCTCGGCGCGCTCGGCGTGGCGACCTGGACCAAGCCCGCCGGCGGCTACTTCGTCAGCCTCGACGTGCTCCCGGGCACCGCGACCCGGGTGATCGAGCTGGCCAAGGGTGCCGGCGTCGCGCTGACCCCCGCGGGCTCGGCGTTCCCCGGCAAGGTCGACCCCGAGGACACCAACATCCGCCTCGCCCCGTCCTTCCCGCCGTTGGAGCAGGTCAGCGGGGCCATGGAGGTCGTCACGGTGTGCGTGAAGCTGGCCGCTGCGGAGAAGCTGCTCGCGTGA
- a CDS encoding adenosine deaminase has protein sequence MTADRRDLRTLPKAHLHLHFTGAMRHETLLELATRDGIRLPDQLVSEWPPALSAADEKGWFRFQRLYDVARSVLRTEADIRRLVMEVAEDDVRDGGRWLEIQVDPSGYAAKFGGITAFTDLVLDAVGDAERATGLGIAVIIASNRTRHPMDARTLARLAGQYVDHGVVGFGLSNDERRGRTEEFDHAFRIAERAGLRLMPHGGELRGPEHIRTVLRSLHATRLGHGVRAAEDPVLLDEIVRAGVALEVCPTSNVSLGVYSDLTSVPLPQLLDAGATVALGADDPLLFGSRLAAQYATMRAAHELTDETLADLARMSITASTAPESTKKGLLAEVDDWLNAPSQPTDPPS, from the coding sequence GTGACTGCTGACCGACGCGACCTACGTACGCTGCCGAAGGCGCATCTGCACCTGCACTTCACGGGGGCGATGCGTCACGAGACCCTGCTCGAGCTGGCCACCCGCGACGGGATCCGGCTGCCCGACCAGCTGGTCTCGGAGTGGCCGCCGGCGCTGAGCGCGGCCGACGAGAAGGGCTGGTTCCGGTTCCAGCGGCTCTACGACGTGGCCCGCTCGGTGCTGCGCACCGAGGCCGACATCCGGCGGCTCGTCATGGAGGTCGCCGAGGACGACGTACGCGACGGCGGCAGGTGGCTCGAGATCCAGGTCGACCCGTCGGGCTACGCGGCGAAGTTCGGCGGGATCACGGCCTTCACCGATCTGGTGCTGGACGCCGTCGGCGACGCCGAGCGGGCGACCGGGCTGGGCATCGCGGTGATCATCGCCTCCAACCGCACCCGCCACCCGATGGACGCGCGCACGCTGGCGCGCCTCGCCGGGCAGTACGTCGACCACGGTGTGGTCGGGTTCGGGCTCTCCAACGACGAGCGGCGCGGCCGGACCGAGGAGTTCGACCACGCCTTCCGGATCGCCGAGCGTGCCGGGCTGCGACTGATGCCGCACGGCGGTGAGCTGCGCGGGCCCGAGCACATCCGCACCGTGCTCCGGTCGCTGCACGCGACCCGGCTGGGTCACGGCGTACGCGCTGCCGAGGACCCGGTGCTGCTCGACGAGATCGTGCGTGCGGGCGTCGCGTTGGAGGTCTGCCCGACCTCCAACGTGTCGCTCGGCGTCTACTCCGACCTCACCTCGGTGCCGCTGCCGCAGCTTCTCGACGCGGGGGCGACGGTGGCGCTCGGGGCCGATGACCCGCTGCTGTTCGGGTCCCGGCTGGCGGCGCAGTACGCGACGATGCGGGCCGCTCACGAGCTCACCGACGAGACCCTCGCCGACCTGGCGCGGATGTCGATCACCGCATCGACCGCGCCCGAGTCGACCAAGAAGGGTCTGCTCGCCGAGGTGGACGACTGGCTCAATGCGCCCTCGCAACCCACGGATCCGCCGAGTTAA
- a CDS encoding DUF4190 domain-containing protein, which translates to MTNPSDDQPDPNKPADASTPPPPTPSEPAQPGQDESDATRVATPPASTPPAPTQPMYGQTYGEQPANPYGGATFDQKPPVPPAPAAGYGQTPPSYGAQPGYGQAPYGAPAAYSAQVGTPDSGATTAMVLGIIGLAGGFFCGLPIVLSPFALFMGLSAKKRIDAAAGALTGRGNAQAGFILGIIGTVLLVLSILVIAIIIVIGVSGGFDDGGYDSGYEPYDSEF; encoded by the coding sequence ATGACGAACCCGTCCGACGATCAGCCCGATCCCAACAAGCCGGCCGACGCCTCCACGCCGCCTCCGCCGACCCCGTCCGAACCGGCTCAGCCCGGGCAGGACGAGTCCGACGCGACCCGGGTGGCGACTCCGCCTGCGTCGACGCCGCCCGCGCCGACCCAGCCGATGTACGGCCAGACCTACGGCGAGCAGCCGGCGAACCCCTACGGCGGGGCGACCTTCGACCAGAAGCCGCCGGTCCCGCCGGCGCCGGCAGCGGGCTACGGCCAGACGCCGCCGTCCTATGGCGCTCAGCCGGGCTACGGCCAGGCGCCCTACGGCGCCCCGGCTGCGTACTCGGCTCAGGTGGGCACCCCGGACTCCGGCGCGACCACCGCGATGGTCCTGGGCATCATCGGGCTCGCGGGCGGGTTCTTCTGCGGCCTCCCGATCGTGCTCTCCCCCTTCGCCCTCTTCATGGGTCTGTCCGCGAAGAAGCGGATCGATGCGGCCGCCGGCGCCCTGACCGGCCGCGGCAACGCGCAGGCCGGCTTCATCCTCGGCATCATCGGCACCGTCCTGCTGGTCCTGAGCATCCTCGTCATCGCCATCATCATCGTCATCGGCGTCAGCGGCGGTTTCGACGACGGCGGCTACGACAGTGGCTACGAGCCGTACGACAGCGAGTTCTGA
- a CDS encoding DUF4190 domain-containing protein produces MTSTPPPGYPPGYQPAPYGFPPPPPHPEANSAMVFGIVGLCLSVMCGGIGVFIAPFGWIKGKRVMAEIDANPSAYGGRGNAQAGFITGLIGTIFGALYLLFWVAYVIFIIVMLFVVAEETDPTTTFDSINAMLSSRI; encoded by the coding sequence ATGACCAGCACGCCTCCGCCGGGCTATCCGCCGGGCTATCAGCCGGCGCCCTACGGGTTCCCGCCGCCCCCTCCCCACCCCGAGGCCAACTCGGCGATGGTGTTCGGGATCGTGGGCCTGTGCCTGTCGGTCATGTGCGGCGGGATCGGCGTCTTCATCGCACCGTTCGGATGGATCAAGGGCAAGCGGGTGATGGCCGAGATCGACGCCAACCCCTCGGCCTACGGCGGCCGCGGCAACGCGCAGGCCGGTTTCATCACCGGCCTCATCGGGACGATCTTCGGGGCGCTCTACCTGCTCTTCTGGGTCGCCTACGTCATCTTCATCATCGTGATGCTCTTCGTCGTCGCCGAGGAGACCGACCCCACCACGACGTTCGACAGCATCAACGCGATGCTGAGCAGCCGCATCTGA
- the rlmC gene encoding 23S rRNA (uracil(747)-C(5))-methyltransferase RlmC, giving the protein MDCGYFTSGACRSCRWLEMAYADQLAQKQQRVATALDAVWPGAVRWEEPVSSPEAGFRNKAKMVVAGSVEAPTLGILSHDGLGVDLLACGLHTPGLQAALPVLSRFVTAARLTPYSVPERRGELKHVIVTEAPTGELMVRWVLRSTEALARLRKHLPALLDELPIAVASVNIQPEHKAVIEGPEEIFLTAREALTMEVNGIGLRLRPHSFFQTNTAVAAALYRYARDLVTAVSPGSVWDLYCGVGGFGLHVAAPGREVLGVESSEQAIEAAASTAAELGLPGTSWVAGDATAYALSAGAAPDLVIVNPPRRGIGSSLAGWLEESGVEHVVYSSCNVDTLARDLRDMPSLRPVSARLLDMFPNTDHHEVLVHLKRA; this is encoded by the coding sequence ATGGACTGCGGCTACTTCACCTCCGGCGCCTGCCGCTCCTGCCGCTGGCTGGAGATGGCGTACGCCGACCAGTTGGCGCAGAAGCAGCAGCGGGTCGCGACCGCGCTCGATGCGGTCTGGCCCGGCGCCGTACGTTGGGAGGAACCGGTCTCCAGCCCGGAGGCCGGTTTCCGCAACAAGGCGAAGATGGTCGTCGCCGGGTCGGTGGAGGCGCCGACGCTGGGGATCCTGTCCCACGACGGTCTCGGCGTGGATCTGCTCGCGTGCGGGCTGCACACGCCGGGGCTGCAGGCCGCGCTGCCGGTCCTGTCGCGGTTCGTCACGGCCGCGCGGCTGACCCCCTACTCGGTGCCCGAGCGGCGTGGCGAGCTCAAGCACGTGATCGTCACCGAGGCTCCCACCGGGGAGCTGATGGTGCGCTGGGTGCTGCGGTCCACCGAGGCGCTGGCCCGGCTGCGCAAGCACCTTCCGGCGCTGCTCGACGAGCTGCCGATCGCCGTTGCCTCGGTCAACATCCAGCCCGAGCACAAGGCCGTCATCGAGGGGCCCGAGGAGATCTTCCTGACCGCCCGTGAGGCGCTCACGATGGAGGTCAACGGGATCGGCCTGCGACTGCGGCCGCACTCCTTCTTCCAGACCAACACCGCCGTCGCCGCGGCCCTCTACCGCTACGCCCGCGACCTGGTCACTGCGGTGTCACCAGGCTCGGTATGGGACCTCTACTGCGGCGTCGGCGGTTTCGGGCTGCACGTCGCCGCCCCGGGGCGGGAGGTGCTCGGCGTCGAGTCCAGCGAGCAGGCGATCGAGGCCGCCGCCTCGACCGCCGCCGAGCTGGGTCTGCCGGGCACCAGCTGGGTGGCCGGGGACGCGACGGCGTACGCCCTCTCGGCAGGCGCCGCACCCGACCTGGTCATCGTCAACCCGCCGCGGCGCGGCATCGGCTCCTCGCTCGCCGGGTGGCTGGAGGAGTCGGGCGTCGAGCACGTCGTCTACTCCTCGTGCAACGTCGACACCCTCGCCCGCGACCTGCGTGACATGCCCTCGTTGCGACCGGTGTCCGCACGTCTGCTGGACATGTTCCCGAACACCGATCACCACGAGGTCCTGGTGCACCTGAAGCGCGCCTGA
- a CDS encoding DUF6223 family protein, which yields MSLNDVLVNAAGSDVGAYTLTTARLWATLAAFVGFGGAVAGAAALSRAVRGVGNRGRNGAVVALGCGSIALVVGVVNLLVADGGPGTGNGVVGGGMAIVLGLAALALGALTLRRARRVGADVPR from the coding sequence ATGTCCCTGAACGATGTGCTCGTCAACGCTGCCGGCTCGGACGTCGGCGCCTACACACTGACCACCGCCCGGCTCTGGGCCACGCTTGCCGCGTTCGTCGGGTTCGGCGGAGCGGTGGCCGGTGCGGCGGCACTGTCCCGCGCCGTCCGTGGTGTCGGCAACCGTGGCCGCAACGGCGCCGTCGTGGCGCTCGGCTGCGGTTCGATCGCCCTGGTCGTGGGCGTGGTCAACCTCTTGGTCGCCGACGGCGGGCCGGGCACCGGCAACGGCGTCGTCGGCGGCGGGATGGCGATCGTCCTCGGCCTCGCGGCCCTGGCCCTGGGTGCCCTCACCCTCCGCCGAGCCCGCCGAGTCGGCGCAGATGTCCCACGCTGA
- a CDS encoding sensor histidine kinase: MARRRITLGDAGIAAGVAVAQLAAALSGGHPGSGNELLGYAALVASALVLVVRRRAPVAVLVVSGACGLAFQALGFDVAVIAFLVAVYAAVREGHRLVTLLAAVVMQSGLFLVAYAATGDFGAASEQARGALEIAWLIAAAAAGEALRQAERRADEAERTREAAAQRRADDERLHIARELHDSLTHQISVIKVQSEAAVHVAQRRGEEVPESLLAIREAGREAARELRATLTALRDDDTNPPRGLEDVRDLVGSAGATGLEVTLTVDGQPGTVPVAVGRTAYRIVQEALTNVTRHAAATTASVRIDHRPGSIGIRVEDNGTGAPAATVPGVGLLGMRERVSALGGELRAQPREEGGFMVEARLPVERTS, encoded by the coding sequence ATGGCCAGGCGGCGGATCACCCTCGGGGACGCAGGTATCGCCGCAGGAGTGGCCGTGGCCCAGCTGGCTGCTGCGCTGAGCGGCGGCCACCCGGGCTCCGGCAACGAGCTGCTCGGCTACGCCGCGCTGGTCGCGAGCGCTCTGGTCCTCGTCGTCCGGCGCCGGGCGCCGGTCGCCGTGCTGGTCGTCAGCGGCGCGTGCGGACTGGCCTTTCAGGCGCTCGGCTTCGACGTCGCGGTGATCGCGTTCCTGGTCGCGGTCTACGCGGCGGTGCGCGAGGGACATCGGCTGGTCACGCTGCTCGCCGCCGTGGTGATGCAGAGCGGACTGTTCCTGGTGGCGTACGCCGCCACGGGCGACTTCGGCGCCGCCTCCGAGCAGGCGCGCGGAGCCCTCGAGATCGCCTGGCTGATCGCGGCGGCCGCCGCCGGCGAGGCGCTCCGGCAGGCCGAGAGGCGGGCCGACGAGGCCGAGCGCACCCGGGAGGCCGCCGCCCAGCGCCGGGCCGACGACGAGCGCCTCCACATCGCGCGCGAGCTGCACGACTCGCTCACCCACCAGATCTCGGTCATCAAGGTGCAGTCCGAGGCCGCCGTCCACGTGGCGCAGCGGCGCGGCGAGGAGGTCCCCGAGTCGCTGCTGGCGATCCGGGAGGCGGGGCGCGAGGCGGCCCGCGAGCTCCGGGCGACGCTGACGGCACTGCGTGACGACGATACGAACCCGCCGCGGGGGCTCGAGGACGTACGCGATCTGGTGGGGTCCGCCGGAGCCACCGGGCTGGAGGTCACGCTGACCGTCGACGGGCAGCCCGGCACGGTGCCCGTGGCGGTGGGCCGGACCGCCTACCGGATCGTCCAGGAGGCGCTGACCAACGTGACCCGTCACGCCGCGGCCACCACCGCGTCGGTCCGGATCGACCATCGGCCCGGCTCGATCGGCATCCGGGTCGAGGACAACGGCACCGGCGCCCCGGCGGCGACCGTCCCCGGCGTGGGTCTGCTCGGGATGCGAGAGCGGGTCTCCGCTCTCGGAGGTGAGCTGCGGGCACAACCCCGCGAGGAGGGCGGTTTCATGGTCGAGGCGCGGCTGCCGGTGGAGCGTACGTCGTGA
- a CDS encoding response regulator, whose product MIRVLLVDDQPLIRSGFRAFLNLEDDIEVVAEAANGVEAVALAREHLPDVAMVDIQMPVADGLEATRRIAADPSLGGVHVVILTNYGMDEYVLEALRAGAAGFLVKDIQPEDFVHAVRVAARGDALLAPSVTRALIDQYVAQPSPADAPLGLAELTNREREAVALVARGMTNDEVAETMVISVLTAKTHINRAMTKLHARDRAQLVVIAYESGLVAPRAPRRA is encoded by the coding sequence GTGATCCGGGTGCTCCTGGTCGACGACCAGCCGCTCATCCGGAGCGGGTTCCGGGCCTTTCTCAACCTCGAGGACGACATCGAGGTGGTCGCCGAGGCGGCGAACGGCGTCGAGGCGGTGGCGCTCGCCCGCGAGCACCTGCCCGACGTGGCGATGGTCGACATCCAGATGCCTGTCGCCGACGGTCTCGAGGCGACCCGGCGGATCGCCGCCGACCCTTCGCTGGGCGGCGTGCACGTGGTGATCCTGACCAACTACGGGATGGACGAGTACGTCCTCGAGGCCCTGCGCGCCGGCGCCGCCGGCTTCCTCGTCAAGGACATCCAGCCGGAGGACTTCGTCCACGCCGTCCGGGTCGCCGCCCGAGGCGACGCGCTGCTGGCGCCGTCGGTCACCCGCGCGCTGATCGACCAGTACGTCGCCCAGCCCTCGCCCGCCGACGCACCCCTCGGGCTCGCCGAGCTCACCAACCGGGAGCGCGAGGCGGTCGCCCTGGTCGCCCGGGGCATGACCAACGACGAGGTCGCCGAGACCATGGTGATCAGCGTGCTGACCGCGAAGACCCACATCAACCGGGCCATGACGAAGCTGCACGCGCGTGACCGCGCCCAGCTCGTCGTGATCGCGTACGAGTCGGGGCTGGTCGCTCCTAGAGCTCCACGCCGAGCATGA
- a CDS encoding UDP-N-acetylmuramate dehydrogenase, with protein MSESLSRHTTFHLGGPAAEFVTATTEGEIIDAVTAADAAGQDVLVLGGGSNLVVADAGFPGTVIKLATTGVEVETVEGGVLVTVAAGETWDDFVTTAVDKGWSGVEALSGIPGSVGATPIQNVGAYGQDVSQTITSVRVFDRELRELRTFTAEECGFGYRWSRFKEVLGRYVVLEVTFRLGTDGETGSPIAYAQLAGALGVEQGTRVPSKQIREAVLALRRSKGMVIDEADHDTWSAGSFFTNPVVAPEDVPEGAPAYPQPDGTVKTSAAWLIDHAGFKKGHTPEGLAGRVSLSTKHTLALTNRGEGTTEDLLVLAREVRDGVEAAYGIVLVNEPVMLGVEL; from the coding sequence GTGTCTGAATCACTGTCCCGCCACACCACCTTCCATCTCGGCGGCCCGGCGGCGGAGTTCGTCACCGCGACGACCGAGGGGGAGATCATCGACGCCGTGACCGCGGCCGACGCGGCGGGCCAGGACGTGCTCGTCCTCGGCGGCGGCAGCAACCTCGTCGTGGCCGACGCCGGGTTCCCGGGCACCGTCATCAAGCTGGCGACCACGGGCGTCGAGGTGGAGACGGTCGAGGGTGGCGTACTCGTCACGGTGGCGGCGGGCGAGACCTGGGACGACTTCGTGACCACCGCCGTCGACAAGGGGTGGAGCGGGGTCGAGGCGCTCTCCGGCATCCCCGGCAGCGTGGGTGCGACGCCGATCCAGAACGTCGGGGCGTACGGCCAGGACGTCTCCCAGACCATCACCTCGGTGAGGGTGTTCGACCGCGAGCTTCGCGAGCTGCGCACCTTCACCGCGGAGGAGTGCGGGTTCGGCTACCGCTGGTCGCGGTTCAAGGAGGTGCTCGGACGCTACGTGGTCCTCGAGGTCACCTTCCGGCTCGGCACCGACGGCGAGACCGGCTCGCCGATCGCCTACGCCCAGCTGGCCGGCGCGCTCGGCGTCGAGCAGGGCACCCGGGTGCCGTCCAAGCAGATCCGCGAGGCCGTCCTGGCGCTGCGCCGCAGCAAGGGCATGGTCATCGACGAGGCCGACCACGACACCTGGTCGGCGGGCTCGTTCTTCACCAACCCCGTGGTCGCGCCGGAGGACGTGCCCGAGGGTGCCCCGGCGTACCCGCAGCCCGACGGCACCGTGAAGACCTCCGCCGCCTGGCTCATCGACCACGCCGGTTTCAAGAAGGGCCACACGCCCGAGGGTCTGGCGGGCAGGGTCTCGCTCTCCACGAAGCACACCCTCGCGCTCACCAACCGCGGCGAAGGCACGACCGAGGACCTGCTCGTGCTGGCACGAGAGGTCCGTGACGGGGTCGAGGCGGCGTACGGGATCGTGCTCGTCAACGAGCCGGTCATGCTCGGCGTGGAGCTCTAG
- a CDS encoding MaoC/PaaZ C-terminal domain-containing protein codes for MTLEAGAELAPKTYPVTRASLVRYAGASGDFNPIHWSDRIATAVGLPGVIAHGMFTMALVARAVSEWTDGAEVVDFGAKFTNPVVVPDDDEGTSVTVSGTVKSVEDGLATIALTVVSTSSTTGEAQKVLGMPKVSVRV; via the coding sequence ATGACACTCGAAGCAGGCGCCGAGCTCGCCCCGAAGACCTACCCCGTGACCCGGGCGTCGCTGGTCCGCTACGCGGGCGCGAGCGGCGACTTCAACCCGATCCACTGGTCCGACCGGATCGCCACCGCCGTCGGCCTCCCCGGCGTGATCGCCCACGGCATGTTCACCATGGCCCTCGTCGCCCGAGCCGTCTCGGAGTGGACCGACGGTGCCGAGGTCGTCGACTTCGGTGCGAAGTTCACCAACCCGGTCGTGGTGCCGGACGACGACGAGGGGACGTCGGTGACGGTCAGTGGCACCGTGAAGTCGGTCGAGGACGGGCTCGCGACGATCGCCCTGACCGTGGTCTCGACAAGCTCGACCACCGGGGAAGCCCAGAAGGTGCTCGGTATGCCGAAGGTCTCCGTACGTGTCTGA
- a CDS encoding FAS1-like dehydratase domain-containing protein → MAVDGSLVGRAFPPTRPYRVTDEKVREFAAATGVGWESGDPVPATFPIVLAFDAMNAFLDDVEVELSRIVHGEQKFSYARPIAPGDVLTATLSVASLRQIGGNDIIGTVSEITDDSGAVVCTTSATLVHRAAEVA, encoded by the coding sequence ATGGCAGTTGATGGGTCGCTCGTAGGGCGCGCGTTTCCTCCGACCAGGCCCTATCGGGTCACCGACGAGAAGGTGCGGGAGTTCGCTGCCGCCACCGGTGTGGGCTGGGAGAGCGGGGACCCGGTCCCCGCGACGTTCCCGATCGTGCTCGCCTTCGACGCGATGAACGCGTTCCTCGACGATGTCGAGGTGGAGCTGTCGCGGATCGTGCACGGCGAGCAGAAGTTCTCCTACGCCCGGCCGATCGCGCCGGGTGACGTGCTGACCGCGACCCTGAGCGTCGCCTCGCTGCGCCAGATCGGCGGCAACGACATCATCGGCACCGTCTCGGAGATCACCGACGACTCCGGTGCGGTTGTGTGCACCACGTCCGCCACCCTGGTCCACCGAGCGGCGGAGGTCGCCTGA
- the rpmG gene encoding 50S ribosomal protein L33, which produces MASKSSDVRPKITLACTECKERNYISKKNRRNDPDRIELKKYCPRDRKHTVHRETR; this is translated from the coding sequence GTGGCCAGCAAGAGCAGCGACGTTCGCCCGAAGATCACCCTCGCTTGCACCGAGTGCAAGGAGCGGAACTACATCTCGAAGAAGAACCGTCGGAACGACCCCGACCGCATCGAGCTCAAGAAGTACTGCCCGCGTGACCGCAAGCACACCGTGCACCGCGAGACCCGCTGA